One window of the Trifolium pratense cultivar HEN17-A07 linkage group LG2, ARS_RC_1.1, whole genome shotgun sequence genome contains the following:
- the LOC123904874 gene encoding F-box/kelch-repeat protein At3g06240-like: MNTEPKNSRCCRGLSEPTPTAFLTEDLIVEIISWLRVKPLMKMKCVSKSFNSLICDPKFVKMHRKRSSRNTLSYLVCYKDDFKKVDEDSVVCSMTNLHNNLPAEDDYSFVPFSVGDLVKNPSMIPSLDDPYYCLIDKDCRKVVGSCNGLVCLLGSSEHQTWFRFWNPATRTISNKLGFLHNVKYRYKLTDWRFTFGYDNSTDTYKVVALLLGNRPWKTVVRVLNFGDNIWRSIPSFPAKPLQVAVSSQISRGFGFNGVHLNGTVNWLAIGRGRSDLFVIVSLDLSTETYKIFCVPRFSLEELKVLPRLCAMMNNLYLYHDVNKTDFVIWIMTKFGDDKSWTRHHLLSSHDLLGLNIKYDLFSSFNIYLNRGIMLFLQDDKAILAHLATGTPLKSILNKKICWLSMNNYVESLVSTR; encoded by the coding sequence ATGAATACCGAACCAAAAAACTCACGGTGTTGCCGCGGTCTATCCGAACCAACTCCTACAGCATTCTTGACCGAGGACCTTATCGTGGAGATCATATCCTGGCTTAGAGTGAAAcctttgatgaagatgaagtgTGTTAGTAAGTCATTTAACAGTCTTATCTGTGATCCTAAATTCGTGAAAATGCACCGTAAACGATCTTCACGAAACACACTCTCCTATCTAGTTTGTTACAAAGACGATTTCAAGAAGGTTGATGAGGATTCAGTGGTTTGCTCCATGACTAATTTACACAACAACCTCCCCGCGGAGGATGATTACAGTTTTGTACCCTTCTCGGTTGGTGATTTAGTTAAAAATCCTTCGATGATTCCCAGTCTCGATGATCCTTACTATTGTTTGATTGACAAGGACTGTCGTAAAGTTGTTGGTTCTTGCAATGGATTGGTTTGCTTGCTCGGTTCATCTGAGCATCAAACATGGTTCCGTTTCTGGAACCCCGCCACTAGGACAATATCTAATAAATTAGGTTTTCTTCATAATGTCAAGTATCGGTATAAATTGACAGATTGGAGGTTTACTTTTGGTTATGATAATTCAACCGACACTTATAAGGTTGTGGCATTACTTCTGGGGAATCGCCCGTGGAAAACGGTGGTACGAGTTCTTAATTTTGGGGATAATATTTGGAGAAGTATTCCAAGTTTTCCTGCTAAGCCTCTTCAGGTAGCAGTAAGTTCACAAATCAGCAGGGGGTTTGGGTTTAATGGTGTGCATTTGAATGGCACTGTTAATTGGTTGGCCATTGGGAGAGGTCGATCTGATCTATTTGTGATTGTTTCGCTTGATCTAAGTACAGAGACATACAAAATATTCTGTGTCCCTCGATTTTCTCTTGAGGAGTTAAAAGTACTTCCTCGCCTTTGTGCCATGATGAATAACCTTTATTTATATCATGATGTCAACAAAACCGATTTTGTTATATGGATTATGACAAAATTTGGAGATGATAAGTCTTGGACTAGACACCATCTACTCAGCAGCCATGACCTTCTTGGGTTGAACATTAAATATGATCTCTTTTCGTCTTTCAATATTTATCTCAATCGTGGTATTATGCTATTCTTACAAGACGACAAAGCTATTCTCGCTCATTTGGCAACTGGAACACCATTGAAATCtatacttaacaaaaaaatatgttggTTATCTATGAACAATTATGTCGAAAGTTTGGTTTCAACTCGTTGA